One Euphorbia lathyris chromosome 1, ddEupLath1.1, whole genome shotgun sequence DNA segment encodes these proteins:
- the LOC136227194 gene encoding uncharacterized protein isoform X3, producing the protein MVMSRIWGDVLMIKKAKLFGMKIHDCHVFMQRLLPIALREMLPKNVWEAITELSCFFKNLTAHVIKVNDMAHLEEEIPIILCKLEMIFPPGFFDSMEHLPIHLPYEARVAGPVQYRWMYPFERYLGHLKKSVKNKARVEGSICNAYLVEESSNFCSYYFEPQVYTRHRKVPRNDDGGDTNDADKSNLMIFSYNGRYSGLARSRWLDEKEHASIHSYILLNCPQVTPYVELYKEHLQDLQPDANNATIESDMEKHFPKWFSNFSQHNAIENQCVANLALKPSRMVMSFNVYFVNGYRFHTTTHSGDRSTSNNAVCVFGEGFKYYGVINEIIEVSYSGFPIQKTVLFKCKWYDPTPNVGIRIHDRYNIVEVNTKRMFNKYEPFILALQATQVYFVPYPSMRRDKVDWVVACTVKPRGVFNIPENKVASNDDAFQEDEAQLIEVEVSLEDDIPLNNLVNDPYFELPKEETDEDELSFLNPRMRLNLAIIQMMI; encoded by the exons ATGGTTATGTCTCGAATTTGGGGAGATGTGTTGATGATAAAAAAGGCTAAGCTATTTGGCATGAAAATTCATGATTGTCATGTTTTCATGCAACGTTTGCTTCCCATCGCACTTCGTGAGATGCTTCCAAAAAATGTTTGGGAAGCTATAACAGAGTTGAGttgttttttcaaaaacttaacAGCTCATGTGATCAAAGTTAATGATATGGCACATTTAGAAGAGGAGATCCCAATTATTCTTTGCAAATTGGAAATGATATTCCCACCAGGATTCTTCGACTCAATGGAGCATCTTCCAATTCATTTGCCTTATGAAGCTAGAGTTGCTGGTCCAGTTCAATATCGATGGATGTATCCATTCGAAAG ATATCTAGGACACTTgaaaaaaagtgtaaaaaacaAAGCACGTGTTGAAGGTTCAATATGCAATGCATACTTAGTAGAAGAGTCATCCAACTTTTGTTCATACTATTTTGAGCCGCAAGTCTATACTCGACATCGCAAAGTTCCTCGAAATGATGATGGAGGTGATACTAATGATGCAGATAAGTCAAATTTGATGATATTCTCTTATAACGGTCGCTATAGTGGACTTGCAAGATCAAGATGGTTGGATGAAAAGGAGCACGCTTCAATTCACTCTTACATCTTGTTGAATTGTCCACAAGTGACACCATATGTGGA GTTATATAAGGAACATTTGCAAGATTTACAGCCCGATGCCAATAATGCAACAATTGAGTCAGATATGGAAAAACATTTTCCCAAATGGTTCTCAAATTTT AGCCAACATAATGCCATTGAGAACCAATGTGTTGCCAATTTGGCTCTTAAACCGTCTCGGATGGTAATGTCATTCAATGTGTATTTTGTGAATGGTTATAGATTCCATACAACAACACATAGCGGTGACCGATCAACTTCGAACAATGCAGTTTGTGTCTTTGGAGAGGGTTTCAAATATTATGGTGTAATCAACGAGATAATAGAAGTTTCTTACTCTGGTTTTCCGATTCAAAAAACGGTGTTGTTCAAATGCAAATGGTATGATCCTACACCAAATGTCGGCATTCGGATCCATGATCGATACAACATTGTTGAAGTCAATACGAAGCGAATGTTTAATAAATATGAGCCATTCATTTTGGCTTTGCAAGCAACACAAGTTTATTTCGTTCCTTATCCTTCAATGAGGCGCGATAAGGTTGACTGGGTTGTTGCATGCACAGTTAAACCTAGAGGGGTCTTTAACATACCTGAGAATAAGGTTGCTTCAAACGATGATGCATTTCAAGAAGATGAGGCTCAATTAATTGAGGTTGAAGTATCGCTTGAAGATGACATTCCTTTAAACAATCTTGTTAATGATCCTTATTTTGAGTTGCCAAAAGAAGAAACCGATGAAGACGAGTTGTCATTTCTGAATCCGAGAATGAGGCTAAACTTAGCGATAATTCAGATGATGATATAA
- the LOC136227194 gene encoding uncharacterized protein isoform X2, with translation MASDGGQDGAGDKRTPTDRNKGKQPIKRFIRGTIPPYLQNLCMLSSSSLARATSPSLVQEASPSLVQESSPSLVQESSPSHVQESSPSSMPSSMNQTRPLATQEPATPPTSLRGPLALPTDPSQSHPSIGGSNIASGSTQSSTTTPRNYGPRRNIRSNVPKDANDKFVIVLSVDNMIIDNHVASVITSIFQEYPQPVAYNAGMIPTAILDKYFEEFRKRCVWDFSKHFDDTMKKAFINKLKERYKGIMSTIRTRGKRPIWCPEEVWEPWTRMWESTDFKRKREIAKKIRVGEDGVAKRNHNGGSSAHAKSVQKLEKDLGRSITPDQFFIWAHTHDHDGVTFVNDRCREIQEEYESNIEQQQTEHIPSELEAAGEAIDEIQAFYVACGGVNRDGAIYGLGSAASHYYRDRMSHPRNARAASSSCPNVNGASSSHGNTQASLHSIQERLDGFNTERTDFIVHLERINERQQRADERQQRMDQTLQNLHLRVDVDEVNQLRYWILCLGIFLFGSFLKGGAYRIQDLPP, from the exons ATGGCTTCAGATGGAGGTCAAGATGGAGCTGGTGATAAGCGCACGCCAACTGATAGGAACAAGGGTAAGCAACCTATAAAGAGATTCATACGTGGCACCATACCTCCTTACCTACAAAACTTGTGTAtgctttcatcatcttcacttGCACGGGCGACATCACCTTCACTTGTACAAGAGGCATCGCCTTCACTTGTACAAGAGTCATCTCCTTCACTTGTACAAGAGTCATCTCCTTCACATGTACAAGAGTCATCACCTTCTTCAATGCCTTCATCCATGAATCAGACACGACCTTTAGCTACACAAGAGCCTGCTACACCGCCCACTTCATTGCGTGGACCACTTGCATTGCCTACTGATCCATCACAATCTCATCCAAGTATAGGAG GTTCTAATATTGCTAGTGGTTCCACTCAGTCTTCAACTACAACACCCCGAAACTATGGACCACGAAGGAATATAAGATCCAATGTGCCTAAAGATGCTAATGACAAATTTGTCATTGTCCTTTCAGTGGATAACAT GATTATTGATAATCATGTTGCATCAGTGATTACAAGTATATTTCAAGAATATCCACAACCGGTCGCATATAATGCTGGGATGATTCCAACTGCCATTTTGGACAAGTATTTCGAAGAGTTTCGG AAACGGTGTGTTTGGGACTTTTCCAAACATTTTGATGACACAATGAAGAAGGCGTTTATTAACAAACTCAAAGAACGCTACAAGGGAATAATGTCTACGATaagaacaagaggaaaaaggccTATTTGGTGCCCCGAAGAAGTATGGGAGCCATGGACTCGGATGTGGGAATCTACCGActttaaaagaaaaagagagattgcaaaaaaaataagggTGGGAGAAGATGGTGTGGCAAAAAGAAACCATAATGGAGGTTCAAGTGCTCATGCGAAATCTGTACAAAAATTG GAAAAGGACTTAGGTAGGTCTATTACTCCCGACCAATTCTTTATATGGGCGCACACACACGATCATGATGGAGTTACATTCGTCAATGATCGATGTAGAGAGATTCAG GAAGAGTATGAGAGCAATATTGAACAACAACAGACTGAACATATTCCTTCTGAACTTGAGGCAGCTGGTGAAGCTATTGATGAGATACAAGCATTTTATGTGGCTTGTGGAGGAGTTAACAGGGATGGAGCTATTTATGGACTAGGTTCAGCAGCTTCTCATTATTATCGGGACCGCATGTCGCATCCTAGAAATGCAAGAGCTGCTTCATCTTCATGTCCTAATGTTAATGGTGCATCTAGCTCACATGGTAATACACAAGCGAGTCTTCACTCTATCCAGGAGCGACTTGATGGTTTCAATACAGAGAGGACTGATTTCATAGTGCACCTAGAGAGGATTAATGAACGCCAACAACGGGCAGATGAACGACAGCAAAGGATGGATCAAACGCTTCAAAATTTACATTTGCGTGTTGATGTCGATGAGGTTAACCAGCTTAGATATTGGATTCTATGTCTTGGAATATTTCTTTTTGGTAGTTTTTTGAAAGGTGGTGCATATAGAATCCAAGACCTCCCACCTTAA
- the LOC136227194 gene encoding uncharacterized protein isoform X1 — MASDGGQDGAGDKRTPTDRNKGKQPIKRFIRGTIPPYLQNLCMLSSSSLARATSPSLVQEASPSLVQESSPSLVQESSPSHVQESSPSSMPSSMNQTRPLATQEPATPPTSLRGPLALPTDPSQSHPSIGAGSNIASGSTQSSTTTPRNYGPRRNIRSNVPKDANDKFVIVLSVDNMIIDNHVASVITSIFQEYPQPVAYNAGMIPTAILDKYFEEFRKRCVWDFSKHFDDTMKKAFINKLKERYKGIMSTIRTRGKRPIWCPEEVWEPWTRMWESTDFKRKREIAKKIRVGEDGVAKRNHNGGSSAHAKSVQKLEKDLGRSITPDQFFIWAHTHDHDGVTFVNDRCREIQEEYESNIEQQQTEHIPSELEAAGEAIDEIQAFYVACGGVNRDGAIYGLGSAASHYYRDRMSHPRNARAASSSCPNVNGASSSHGNTQASLHSIQERLDGFNTERTDFIVHLERINERQQRADERQQRMDQTLQNLHLRVDVDEVNQLRYWILCLGIFLFGSFLKGGAYRIQDLPP, encoded by the exons ATGGCTTCAGATGGAGGTCAAGATGGAGCTGGTGATAAGCGCACGCCAACTGATAGGAACAAGGGTAAGCAACCTATAAAGAGATTCATACGTGGCACCATACCTCCTTACCTACAAAACTTGTGTAtgctttcatcatcttcacttGCACGGGCGACATCACCTTCACTTGTACAAGAGGCATCGCCTTCACTTGTACAAGAGTCATCTCCTTCACTTGTACAAGAGTCATCTCCTTCACATGTACAAGAGTCATCACCTTCTTCAATGCCTTCATCCATGAATCAGACACGACCTTTAGCTACACAAGAGCCTGCTACACCGCCCACTTCATTGCGTGGACCACTTGCATTGCCTACTGATCCATCACAATCTCATCCAAGTATAGGAG CAGGTTCTAATATTGCTAGTGGTTCCACTCAGTCTTCAACTACAACACCCCGAAACTATGGACCACGAAGGAATATAAGATCCAATGTGCCTAAAGATGCTAATGACAAATTTGTCATTGTCCTTTCAGTGGATAACAT GATTATTGATAATCATGTTGCATCAGTGATTACAAGTATATTTCAAGAATATCCACAACCGGTCGCATATAATGCTGGGATGATTCCAACTGCCATTTTGGACAAGTATTTCGAAGAGTTTCGG AAACGGTGTGTTTGGGACTTTTCCAAACATTTTGATGACACAATGAAGAAGGCGTTTATTAACAAACTCAAAGAACGCTACAAGGGAATAATGTCTACGATaagaacaagaggaaaaaggccTATTTGGTGCCCCGAAGAAGTATGGGAGCCATGGACTCGGATGTGGGAATCTACCGActttaaaagaaaaagagagattgcaaaaaaaataagggTGGGAGAAGATGGTGTGGCAAAAAGAAACCATAATGGAGGTTCAAGTGCTCATGCGAAATCTGTACAAAAATTG GAAAAGGACTTAGGTAGGTCTATTACTCCCGACCAATTCTTTATATGGGCGCACACACACGATCATGATGGAGTTACATTCGTCAATGATCGATGTAGAGAGATTCAG GAAGAGTATGAGAGCAATATTGAACAACAACAGACTGAACATATTCCTTCTGAACTTGAGGCAGCTGGTGAAGCTATTGATGAGATACAAGCATTTTATGTGGCTTGTGGAGGAGTTAACAGGGATGGAGCTATTTATGGACTAGGTTCAGCAGCTTCTCATTATTATCGGGACCGCATGTCGCATCCTAGAAATGCAAGAGCTGCTTCATCTTCATGTCCTAATGTTAATGGTGCATCTAGCTCACATGGTAATACACAAGCGAGTCTTCACTCTATCCAGGAGCGACTTGATGGTTTCAATACAGAGAGGACTGATTTCATAGTGCACCTAGAGAGGATTAATGAACGCCAACAACGGGCAGATGAACGACAGCAAAGGATGGATCAAACGCTTCAAAATTTACATTTGCGTGTTGATGTCGATGAGGTTAACCAGCTTAGATATTGGATTCTATGTCTTGGAATATTTCTTTTTGGTAGTTTTTTGAAAGGTGGTGCATATAGAATCCAAGACCTCCCACCTTAA